A window of Pirellula sp. SH-Sr6A contains these coding sequences:
- a CDS encoding NIPSNAP family protein encodes MIRSLCSLVIALMIGVVSMAQDSHVYELRTYTSEPGRQADTLKLMSYEGLPYMKKHKIDLVGVWTPVEATDERVFMLVRHKDKSSSDTAWTAFQDDTGWKEAVEKSQVDGKKPVSGIERVFLTTNGYSPVLNTEKVGNRIFELRTYITTPNNLPNLNARFQNHTIELFKKHGMTNIVYWSVRRGETTNCGDLLKALSPLGKSTASVDSSLPAAGNALVYLLAHASPDAAKESFGKFREDANWQKALKESEAAAGGPLTVRDGVKSLYLKPVGFSPLQ; translated from the coding sequence ATGATTCGATCCCTCTGTTCCTTGGTCATCGCTTTGATGATCGGAGTTGTCAGTATGGCCCAAGATAGCCACGTCTACGAACTTCGTACCTACACATCCGAACCAGGCAGGCAGGCCGATACGCTCAAGCTGATGTCGTACGAGGGACTGCCTTACATGAAAAAACATAAAATCGATTTGGTCGGGGTATGGACTCCCGTGGAAGCGACAGACGAGCGAGTGTTCATGTTGGTTCGTCACAAAGACAAGTCCTCTTCGGACACCGCGTGGACGGCCTTTCAAGACGATACAGGCTGGAAAGAAGCGGTCGAAAAGTCGCAAGTGGACGGCAAGAAGCCTGTTTCAGGAATCGAACGTGTTTTCTTGACCACCAACGGATATAGCCCTGTTCTCAACACCGAGAAAGTTGGGAATAGGATCTTCGAACTGAGAACCTATATCACCACACCGAACAATCTTCCCAACCTCAACGCGCGATTTCAAAACCACACCATCGAGCTTTTCAAAAAGCATGGCATGACCAACATTGTTTATTGGTCGGTTCGAAGAGGAGAGACGACCAATTGTGGCGATCTGCTCAAAGCCCTTTCGCCTCTCGGAAAATCCACGGCCTCCGTCGATTCCAGTTTGCCAGCTGCCGGCAATGCGTTGGTTTACCTGCTAGCCCACGCATCCCCCGATGCGGCGAAGGAGTCGTTTGGTAAATTCCGAGAAGACGCTAACTGGCAGAAGGCGTTGAAAGAGTCCGAAGCTGCAGCGGGAGGCCCGCTCACCGTCAGGGACGGTGTAAAGAGCCTTTACCTCAAGCCCGTTGGGTTTTCGCCGTTGCAGTAG